The following are encoded in a window of Kitasatospora sp. NBC_01250 genomic DNA:
- a CDS encoding DUF779 domain-containing protein, translated as MARVAITAAAAELLRELALEHGPLMFHQSGGCCDGSAPMCYPAGEFRTSESDVLLGELTVTGLRDPVGVWMARDQFAYWSHTHLTIDVVPGRGSGFSLETPTGQRFLTRSRLLTDQETAELG; from the coding sequence ATGGCACGGGTGGCGATCACGGCGGCGGCGGCCGAGCTGCTGCGCGAACTCGCGCTGGAGCACGGGCCGCTGATGTTCCATCAGTCCGGCGGCTGCTGCGACGGGTCGGCGCCGATGTGCTACCCCGCCGGGGAGTTCCGCACCTCCGAGAGCGATGTGCTGCTCGGCGAGCTGACGGTGACCGGGCTGCGCGACCCGGTCGGTGTCTGGATGGCCCGCGACCAGTTCGCCTACTGGTCGCACACCCACCTGACCATCGACGTGGTGCCCGGGCGCGGCAGCGGCTTCTCGCTGGAGACGCCGACCGGGCAGCGGTTCCTGACCCGCTCGCGGCTGCTGACCGACCAGGAGACGGCGGAACTCGGCTGA
- the exaC gene encoding acetaldehyde dehydrogenase ExaC, with protein MTIFQPPTSFKSRYENWIGGAWVPPVRGQYFQNPTPVTGQVFCEVARSSAADVELALDAAHAAAPAFGRTSPAERALLLNRIADRMESNLELLAVAESWENGKPVRETLAADIPLAIDHLRYFAGAIRAQEGSLSQIDEETVAYHFHEPLGVVGQIIPWNFPILMAIWKLAPALAAGNAVVLKPAEQTPASILVLIELIADLLPAGVVNVVNGFGVEAGKPLASSSRIRKIAFTGETTTGRLIMQYASANLIPVSLELGGKSPNLFFADVAAEQDAFYDKALEGFTMFALNQGEVCTCPSRALIQSSVYDRFLGDGLERVRAIKQGNPLDTETMVGAQASNDQLEKILSYIEIGQAEGAKVLAGGERVELGGDLAGGYYVAPTVFEGHNGMRIFQEEIFGPVVAVARFEDFEDGIAQANDTLYGLGAGVWSRDGSTAYRAGRAIQAGRVWTNSYHLYPAHAAFGGYKNSGIGRETHKMMLDHYQQTKNLLVSYSPQALGFF; from the coding sequence TTGACGATCTTTCAGCCGCCCACCAGCTTCAAGTCCCGCTACGAGAACTGGATCGGCGGCGCCTGGGTGCCGCCGGTCCGCGGCCAGTACTTCCAGAACCCGACCCCGGTCACCGGTCAGGTCTTCTGCGAGGTCGCCCGATCCAGCGCCGCCGACGTCGAGTTGGCCCTGGACGCGGCGCACGCCGCCGCGCCCGCCTTCGGCCGCACCTCCCCCGCCGAGCGGGCGCTGCTGCTGAACCGGATAGCCGACCGGATGGAGAGCAACCTCGAACTGCTCGCCGTCGCGGAGAGTTGGGAGAACGGCAAGCCGGTGCGCGAGACGCTGGCCGCGGACATCCCGCTGGCCATCGACCACCTGCGCTACTTCGCCGGCGCGATCCGGGCCCAGGAGGGCTCGCTCTCGCAGATCGACGAGGAGACCGTCGCCTACCACTTCCACGAGCCGCTGGGCGTGGTCGGCCAGATCATCCCGTGGAACTTCCCGATCCTGATGGCGATCTGGAAGCTCGCCCCGGCCCTGGCCGCGGGCAACGCGGTCGTGCTCAAGCCCGCCGAGCAGACCCCCGCCTCGATCCTGGTCCTGATCGAGCTGATCGCCGACCTGCTGCCGGCCGGGGTGGTCAACGTGGTCAACGGCTTCGGCGTGGAGGCGGGCAAGCCGCTGGCCTCCAGCAGCCGGATCCGCAAGATCGCCTTCACCGGCGAGACCACCACGGGCCGGCTGATCATGCAGTACGCCAGCGCCAACCTGATCCCGGTCTCCCTGGAGCTGGGCGGCAAGAGCCCCAACCTGTTCTTCGCGGACGTCGCGGCCGAGCAGGACGCCTTCTACGACAAGGCGTTGGAGGGCTTCACCATGTTCGCCCTCAACCAGGGCGAGGTCTGCACCTGTCCCAGCCGGGCGCTGATCCAGTCGTCGGTCTACGACCGGTTCCTCGGCGACGGCCTGGAGCGGGTGCGGGCCATCAAGCAGGGCAACCCGCTGGACACCGAGACCATGGTCGGCGCCCAGGCCAGCAACGACCAGCTGGAGAAGATCCTCTCCTACATCGAGATCGGCCAGGCCGAGGGCGCCAAGGTGCTGGCCGGCGGCGAACGGGTCGAGCTCGGCGGCGATCTGGCGGGCGGCTACTACGTGGCGCCGACCGTCTTCGAGGGCCACAACGGGATGCGGATCTTCCAGGAGGAGATCTTCGGACCGGTGGTCGCGGTGGCCCGCTTCGAGGACTTCGAGGACGGCATCGCGCAGGCCAACGACACGCTCTACGGGCTGGGCGCGGGCGTCTGGAGCCGGGACGGCTCGACCGCCTACCGGGCCGGGCGGGCGATCCAGGCCGGGCGGGTGTGGACCAATTCGTACCACCTGTACCCGGCGCACGCGGCCTTCGGCGGCTACAAGAACTCCGGGATCGGCCGCGAGACCCACAAGATGATGCTGGACCACTACCAGCAGACCAAGAACCTGCTGGTCAGCTACTCGCCGCAGGCACTGGGCTTCTTCTGA
- a CDS encoding terpene synthase family protein, translating to MSDATTLDVPYPYRRNPHRVDAETHHRAWLAEHRMLGSALTPEAYDRWDVPDLAALSYPDCTAEELALATDLMGFYFLFDDQFDGPLGYQPAAVAQLCDRLIGVLHGTPAPEDTPCARAFEDLWQRISRGMSPRWRARATYNWESYFASHPAEAAGRRAGRLPDREAYLILRRGTAAMESVLDMVERLGRFEVAPAAFHSPPLKQLRQLVADIPSLSNDIRSYPQEAPRGDVNNLVMIVQQERGCSLEEAGSVVLAEAQLMVDRYTHLVDELPRTYRELELGPDQSQTAQRYADGLTAWLSGYLSWESGTGRYQP from the coding sequence ATGTCCGATGCAACCACCCTTGACGTCCCCTACCCCTACCGCCGCAACCCTCACCGGGTTGACGCCGAGACCCATCACCGGGCCTGGCTGGCCGAGCACCGGATGCTCGGCAGTGCGCTGACACCCGAGGCGTACGACCGCTGGGACGTGCCCGACCTGGCCGCCCTCAGCTACCCCGACTGCACGGCCGAGGAGCTGGCGCTGGCCACCGACCTGATGGGGTTCTACTTCCTCTTCGACGACCAGTTCGACGGACCGCTCGGCTACCAGCCCGCCGCGGTCGCCCAGCTCTGCGACCGGCTGATCGGCGTGCTGCACGGCACGCCCGCCCCCGAGGACACCCCCTGCGCCCGCGCCTTCGAGGACCTCTGGCAGCGGATCAGCCGCGGCATGTCCCCGCGCTGGCGGGCCCGCGCCACCTACAACTGGGAGTCCTACTTCGCCAGTCACCCGGCCGAGGCGGCGGGCCGGCGGGCCGGGCGGCTGCCCGACCGCGAGGCCTACCTGATCCTGCGCCGGGGCACCGCGGCGATGGAGTCGGTGCTGGACATGGTCGAGCGACTGGGCCGCTTCGAGGTGGCGCCGGCCGCCTTCCACAGCCCCCCGCTCAAGCAGCTGCGCCAACTCGTGGCCGACATCCCCTCGCTGAGCAACGACATCCGTTCCTACCCGCAGGAGGCACCCCGCGGCGACGTGAACAACCTGGTGATGATCGTGCAGCAGGAACGCGGCTGCTCGCTGGAGGAGGCCGGTTCGGTGGTGCTGGCCGAGGCCCAGCTGATGGTGGACCGCTACACCCACTTGGTGGACGAACTGCCGCGCACCTACCGGGAACTGGAACTGGGACCGGACCAGAGCCAGACCGCGCAGCGCTACGCGGACGGCCTGACCGCCTGGCTCTCGGGCTACCTGAGCTGGGAGAGCGGCACCGGCCGCTACCAGCCCTAG